The following is a genomic window from Thunnus maccoyii chromosome 13, fThuMac1.1, whole genome shotgun sequence.
taatGATAGTTGCTTAACTagaggatctgaatatttcctcCCCCACTGCTTTCATCCTGTTTTATaacttgaatgtttttctgATATTCATAAAATactcacatatatatatatatatattaaaaataccatatatactgtatatttatgtgatattttataCTAAGTGTATTAACTGGTCGGTCTTTACTGTATCCAGGGATACCAAACGTAACCACAGTGTGGCGCGTGCCCAGTTTCACTCTCCAGAAATCAGCCAATCCTGTGCGAGCAACAGCACAGCCTCATTTGCATGAACTGCATATAAACAAACCGTCCACAGCTCACTGACACTATCCGACCCAGGAGAAACAACCAGCCGCCATCATGCCAGATCCCGTCAAAGCACCGAAGAAAGGCTCCAAGAAGGCCGTGTCCAAGAGCGTCTCCAAGACCggcaagaagaagagaaagacccGCAAGGAGAGCTACGCCATCTACGTGTACAAGGTGCTGAAGCAGGTCCACCCCGACACCGGTATCTCCTCCAAGGCCATGGGTATCATGAACTCCTTTGTGGGGGACATCTTTGAGCGCATCGCCGGTGAGGCTTCCCGCCTTGCTCACTACAACAAGCGCTCCACCATCACCTCCAGGGAGATCCAGACCGCCGTCCGCCTGCTGCTGCCTGGTGAGCTGGCCAAACACGCCGTGTCTGAGGGCACCAAGGCCGTCACCAAGTACACCAGCTCCAAGTAAACCTGCTGTCTGTACCATCAACTCAAAGGTCCTTTTCAGGACCACCCACACCTTCACCTGAGAGCTTTAGTCCTTTGATATGTTctcatttgtgtgcatgtatataaAGGAAAAAGTGAAGCTACAAATATAAATAGGATACATTTATTGTCACAAATCAATATGTATGACATCAACtccagcatttttattttatatcctTTGTTTCCTCCAATATTATACTGGTTCACTCagaatttccttttttaatcaGTAAACTGTAATTGTCAATACAACAGTATATTGTGAACATTTTGCTCTTTTATACATGTAAAGTGAACATGAAGGTTTTAGTCTGTTCATTGAAAACCACCCAGGTGACGACTTCATGAAACTGGTTCAGAAATCACTACCAGTATAAACCAGTCATCAAGACAAACTGGCTGCTTTGATGAAtctaaaaaactgaaacatattttggtttgtttacttCCATATGTGATATTTAATAGTTTAAGTGTTAAACCTGCTGTTTGTACCAACTCTTCATTTCTGTCACTATgtggtttcttttttatttacttacttgTTTGGTTTTGGTGAAGTTATTCCGTAGTggtgaaatgaaatataacacaTCCATGAAATAATATAGTGTCAAATCATCGTTGGTTTGAATTGAAGCTGCTTTATTAACATGAATGAATCTGTTTGTGCAGATCAGACCACGAGTCCTGATGCTGAACAGCGTGTGACCTTTCCAAAGgtcaaaagtgtgtttgtgtgtttataaaggAGGATTTCTAACAACACTGAAGCTcatttagttgtttgtttgggactaaagagctgcaggtgacTCCAGAGCCTCAGTCCAggagtgaaagaggttttcctcccgttcatactggatattaaaatgattatgaagggatcttatGGGcatatttcactgttcatttggctcctgactgttgttctAAGTAATAGTAATGACTGTCCTGACGCCTCCTTTCTGCTGCTGattcttcattatttattgatttatcacAACAGTAAGTCTACATTACAATCAGTAAAACAGCTGGAATATATTTGAGCTCAGATGAGCAGCTCTGCTTTAATAAAATAACCCACATTACAGGTTTACTGTTATGTTTGTATTAATCTgtattatataatatgatatgaGAGGAGCTGAGGGTTTGTGAAGTGTCAGGTTAACCCGCCAAATatcacagaaaaacatacaaaatggAGGAAAGGCGATCAGAAAGGACAAGATCA
Proteins encoded in this region:
- the LOC121909610 gene encoding histone H2B 1/2-like — its product is MPDPVKAPKKGSKKAVSKSVSKTGKKKRKTRKESYAIYVYKVLKQVHPDTGISSKAMGIMNSFVGDIFERIAGEASRLAHYNKRSTITSREIQTAVRLLLPGELAKHAVSEGTKAVTKYTSSK